A window of Oncorhynchus tshawytscha isolate Ot180627B linkage group LG10, Otsh_v2.0, whole genome shotgun sequence contains these coding sequences:
- the LOC121847570 gene encoding insulin receptor substrate 2-B-like, which yields MANFTNYQESKAAMLLVETQQRGIGTKPAAANDGDTSVGEPPSPLLNIGGVGASGARFHQHLPPSSHHHYPQSSLPKGQQHPLSHHYQAATEHHLSVENITESPVRKASSSSLNLVQQDPAASHHALAASVNAASAAIQLAANANVSVATSEGVVDDIQKCGYLRKQKHGHKRFFVLRAASHLGLSRLEYYDSEKKFRNSLRSAAAAAANGTVAPSPPKRVIYLYQCFTVNKRADSKNKHLIALYTKDEYFAIVAENEQEQDDWYVALSELMSEGKKGHLDSDELDDGYGTVTPGTVFKEVWQVNVKPKGLGQTKNLTGVYRLCLSTKTIHLVKLNSETPCVNLQLMNIRRCGHSESFFFMEVGRSSSIGPGEIWMQVDDSVVAQNMHETILETMKALKAFAEIRPRSKSQSSGSNPIAFITTRRHLGNLPPSQTGLQRRSRTESVVGTPPSSKSSGASGYRFRTSSEGEGTMNRPFRSVTGSLIHLNTARIHLGRQEGGVGAGNTGSTGVVGRYARALPGSTYHARSASLPVSHFPSTTSPVSVSSSSGHGSVSDTLTRPSSASICGSPSDGGFNSSDEYGSSPGDFRYFRVRSNTPDSLGNTPPIREENCMSDYMAMGWHREVFGAASGGGSSSGSAETPNRDESTSTDDDRSLRRRTHSFTRPGGQGGVAGGSSGVTVYQKMTQTTFSLDESVSVGEALSLGRTDSITQPSSSSSSLRSDYSSCSEHSQGRPPPFSAKEDSGYMPMLCGVAASPCDAPDYMPMQPSSPSLHHHHPQHSHSPQAPRSAQQHTDPVAT from the coding sequence ATGGCAAATTTCACGAATTACCAAGAAAGCAAAGCGGCTATGTTGTTAGTGGAGACGCAACAGAGGGGCATCGGGACGAAACCAGCGGCAGCCAATGATGGAGACACCTCGGTCGGGGAACCCCCTTCCCCGTTATTGAATATCGGTGGCGTCGGGGCCAGCGGAGCTCGTTTCCATCAGCACTTGCCGCCCTCCAGCCACCATCACTACCCCCAGAGCTCGCTGCCCAAAGGACAACAACACCCGCTGTCGCACCACTACCAGGCGGCGACGGAGCATCATCTCTCTGTTGAAAACATCACGGAGTCCCCGGTAAGGAAAGCCTCGTCATCGTCTTTGAACCTGGTACAGCAGGACCCCGCTGCTAGCCACCACGCACTCGCTGCGTCGGTAAACGCGGCGTCGGCCGCGATACAACTAGCCGCGAATGCTAATGTTAGCGTGGCTACCTCAGAAGGTGTAGTGGACGACATTCAGAAGTGTGGCTATCTGCGGAAACAGAAACACGGCCACAAGAGGTTTTTCGTGCTGAGGGCGGCCAGCCACCTAGGCCTCAGTCGGTTGGAGTACTATGACAGCGAGAAAAAATTCCGTAACAGTCTGCGGTCTGCTGCTGCGGCAGCTGCAAACGGTACGGTCGCCCCTTCTCCCCCGAAAAGGGTGATCTATCTGTATCAGTGCTTCACTGTCAACAAACGAGCAGATTCCAAAAACAAACACCTCATAGCCCTCTACACTAAGGATGAATACTTtgctattgtagctgaaaacgaGCAGGAACAAGATGACTGGTATGTAGCGCTGAGTGAACTGATGAGTGAGGGGAAAAAGGGGCATCTAGACTCGGACGAGTTGGATGATGGCTACGGTACCGTCACACCAGGTACGGTTTTCAAAGAGGTGTGGCAGGTGAACGTGAAACCCAAAGGGCTGGGTCAGACCAAGAACCTCACAGGTGTGTATCGTTTATGCCTCTCTACTAAAACTATCCACCTGGTCAAACTAAACTCTGAGACGCCATGTGTCAACCTTCAGCTGATGAACATCAGACGCTGTGGACACTCAGAAAGCTTCTTCTTCATGGAGGTGGGTCGGTCATCCTCTATAGGCCCTGGGGAGATATGGATGCAGGTAGATGACTCTGTAGTGGCTCAGAACATGCATGAGACCATCCTGGAGACCATGAAGGCTCTGAAGGCCTTTGCTGAGATCCGCCCCAGGAGCAAGAGCCAATCTTCTGGCTCCAACCCCATCGCTTTTATCACCACCCGCCGTCACCTAGGTAACCTGCCTCCGAGCCAGACAGGTCTCCAGCGCCGCTCCAGGACTGAGTCGGTGGTTGGGACGCCGCCGTCGAGTAAGAGCTCTGGCGCCAGCGGCTATCGCTTCCGAACATCGAGCGAGGGTGAGGGGACGATGAACCGGCCATTCCGATCCGTTACCGGCAGCCTGATCCACCTGAACACTGCCCGGATACACCTGGGGCGCCAGGAGGGCGGGGTAGGGGCAGGGAATACCGGGAGCACCGGGGTTGTAGGGCGCTACGCCAGGGCACTACCAGGGTCCACCTACCACGCCCGCTCCGCCTCGCTCCCAGTCTCCCACtttccctccaccacctcccctgTCAGCGTGTCCAGCAGCAGCGGGCATGGCTCCGTCTCCGATACCCTTACCCGGCCCTCCTCAGCGTCCATCTGTGGTTCCCCCTCCGACGGAGGCTTCAACTCCTCAGACGAGTACGGCTCCAGCCCTGGGGACTTCCGCTACTTCAGGGTCCGGAGCAACACTCCTGATTCCCTTGGCAACACCCCACCAATCAGAGAAGAGAACTGCATGAGCGACTACATGGCCATGGGCTGGCACCGTGAGGTGTTTGGAGCCGCCAGCGGTGGAGGGAGTAGCTCTGGCAGTGCGGAGACGCCCAACCGGGACGAGAGCACGTCGACGGATGACGACAGGTCCCTGAGGAGACGTACCCACTCGTTCACGCGGCCCGGGGGTCAGGGGGGTGTTGCCGGCGGCAGCAGTGGTGTGACGGTGTACCAGAAGATGACCCAGACCACCTTCTCGCTGGACGAGTCGGTGTCCGTGGGAGAGGCCCTGTCTCTCGGCCGCACCGACAGCATCACCcagccttcctcctcttcttcttccctccGCTCTGACTACAGCTCCTGCTCCGAGCACAGCCAGGGCCGACCCCCTCCTTTTTCGGCCAAGGAGGACAGCGGCTACATGCCCATGTTGTGTGGGGTGGCAGCCTCACCCTGTGACGCACCGGACTACATGCCTATGCAACCCAGctccccctctcttcaccaccaccatccccagcaCTCCCACTCTCCCCAGGCCCCCCGCTCAGCCCAACAGCACACAGACCCCGTGGCTACATGA
- the LOC121847417 gene encoding insulin receptor substrate 2-B-like isoform X2 has protein sequence MSVEVGVGGGGDDGGRLAKNKSPRPSLVAPWNPPSYIRPLATGASVSGAPGSSGARWRTGTDDYTDMTFNLSSGEESRGLRSSPTAMLQHLCLMESCYPPTLTPTSASPPSSSPQLEPIKVVRADPQGRRRHSSETFSSSSTSGGVGATSSSTNPNPSLGSANPSALNVAHLAESSKWTGSGSFDSVWMCVEGVGGDSAGLPARPGPSDLGIASSVCPPGGRMCRNMSVGYQNGLNYIALELREDRDSNPLPVPQQQQGGTGHGTGVTPNAPQASNLTVPVAEDNGAYGSIDFIKSDRMTATSKD, from the coding sequence ATGAGTGTAGAGGTGGGGGTTGGAGGTGGGGGTGATGATGGAGGACGCCTGGCTAAGAACAAGTCTCCCAGACCCTCACTGGTGGCTCCCTGGAACCCACCCAGCTACATCCGACCTCTTGCCACTGGGGCCTCCGTGAGTGGGGCCCCTGGTTCTTCTGGAGCTCGATGGCGGACGGGGACAGATGACTACACAGATATGACCTTTAACCTCAGCAGTGGTGAGGAGTCGCGGGGGTTACGGAGTAGTCCCACGGCCATGCTGCAGCACCTGTGTTTGATGGAGAGCTGCTACCCCCCCACCTTAACCCCcacctctgcctcccctccctcctccagcccCCAGCTTGAGCCCATCAAGGTGGTACGTGCGGACCCCCAGGGGCGACGCCGACACAGCTCTGAAACGTTTTCCTCATCCTCCACCTCCGGAGGAGTCGGAGCCACAAGCTCCAGCACCAACCCCAACCCCTCCTTGGGCTCAGCCAACCCATCGGCCCTCAACGTAGCTCATCTGGCCGAGAGCTCCAAGTGGACCGGCTCTGGCTCCTTTgacagtgtgtggatgtgtgttgagGGGGTAGGGGGGGACTCGGCTGGTCTCCCTGCCCGTCCAGGGCCTTCTGATCTGGGCATTGCCTCTTCTGTGTGTCCTCCTGGGGGTCGGATGTGCAGGAACATGTCTGTGGGGTATCAGAACGGACTCAACTACATCGCCCTGGAGCTGAGAGAGGACCGGGACTCTAACCCTCTACCCGTACCCCAGCAGCAGCAGGGAGGCACCGGGCATGGTACCGGGGTGACCCCCAACGCCCCCCAAGCCAGTAACCTGACTGTGCCAGTAGCAGAGGACAACGGAGCCTATGGCAGTATAGACTTCATCAAGTCAGACAGGATGACTGCCACGTCCAAGG
- the LOC121847417 gene encoding insulin receptor substrate 2-B-like isoform X1 codes for MSVEVGVGGGGDDGGRLAKNKSPRPSLVAPWNPPSYIRPLATGASVSGAPGSSGARWRTGTDDYTDMTFNLSSGEESRGLRSSPTAMLQHLCLMESCYPPTLTPTSASPPSSSPQLEPIKVVRADPQGRRRHSSETFSSSSTSGGVGATSSSTNPNPSLGSANPSALNVAHLAESSKWTGSGSFDSVWMCVEGVGGDSAGLPARPGPSDLGIASSVCPPGGRMCRNMSVGYQNGLNYIALELREDRDSNPLPVPQQQQGGTGHGTGVTPNAPQASNLTVPVAEDNGAYGSIDFIKSDRMTATSKGRVQGETDVIERGKREG; via the coding sequence ATGAGTGTAGAGGTGGGGGTTGGAGGTGGGGGTGATGATGGAGGACGCCTGGCTAAGAACAAGTCTCCCAGACCCTCACTGGTGGCTCCCTGGAACCCACCCAGCTACATCCGACCTCTTGCCACTGGGGCCTCCGTGAGTGGGGCCCCTGGTTCTTCTGGAGCTCGATGGCGGACGGGGACAGATGACTACACAGATATGACCTTTAACCTCAGCAGTGGTGAGGAGTCGCGGGGGTTACGGAGTAGTCCCACGGCCATGCTGCAGCACCTGTGTTTGATGGAGAGCTGCTACCCCCCCACCTTAACCCCcacctctgcctcccctccctcctccagcccCCAGCTTGAGCCCATCAAGGTGGTACGTGCGGACCCCCAGGGGCGACGCCGACACAGCTCTGAAACGTTTTCCTCATCCTCCACCTCCGGAGGAGTCGGAGCCACAAGCTCCAGCACCAACCCCAACCCCTCCTTGGGCTCAGCCAACCCATCGGCCCTCAACGTAGCTCATCTGGCCGAGAGCTCCAAGTGGACCGGCTCTGGCTCCTTTgacagtgtgtggatgtgtgttgagGGGGTAGGGGGGGACTCGGCTGGTCTCCCTGCCCGTCCAGGGCCTTCTGATCTGGGCATTGCCTCTTCTGTGTGTCCTCCTGGGGGTCGGATGTGCAGGAACATGTCTGTGGGGTATCAGAACGGACTCAACTACATCGCCCTGGAGCTGAGAGAGGACCGGGACTCTAACCCTCTACCCGTACCCCAGCAGCAGCAGGGAGGCACCGGGCATGGTACCGGGGTGACCCCCAACGCCCCCCAAGCCAGTAACCTGACTGTGCCAGTAGCAGAGGACAACGGAGCCTATGGCAGTATAGACTTCATCAAGTCAGACAGGATGACTGCCACGTCCAAGG